One region of Callithrix jacchus isolate 240 chromosome 16, calJac240_pri, whole genome shotgun sequence genomic DNA includes:
- the TTPA gene encoding alpha-tocopherol transfer protein, whose translation MAEARSRPSAGQQLNALPDHSPLLQPGLAELRRRAREAGVPLAPLQLTDSFLLRFLRARDFDLDLAWRLLKNYYKWRAECPEISADLHPRSIIGLLKAGYHGVLRSRDPTGSKVLIYRIAHWDPKVFTAYDVFRVSLITSELIVQEVETQRNGIKAIFDLEGWQLSHAFQITPSVAKKIAAVLTDSFPLKVRGIHLINEPVIFHAVFSMIKPFLTEKIKERIHMHGNNYKQSLLQHFPGILPLEYGGEEFSMEDICQEWTNFVMKSEDYLSSISESIQ comes from the exons ATGGCAGAGGCGCGGTCCCGGCCCTCGGCGGGGCAGCAGCTCAACGCGCTGCCAGACCACTCGCCGCTGCTGCAGCCCGGCCTGGCGGAGCTGCGGCGCCGGGCCCGGGAAGCTGGCGTCCCGCTCGCGCCGCTGCAGCTCACCGACTCCTTCCTGCTGCGGTTCCTGCGCGCCCGGGATTTCGATCTGGACCTGGCCTGGCGG ttactAAAAAACTATTATAAGTGGAGAGCAGAATGTCCAGAAATAAGTGCTGATCTACACCCCAGAAGTATTATTGGCCTTCTAAAGGCTGGCTACCATGGAGTCCTGAGATCCAGGGATCCTACCGGCAGCAAAGTTCTTATTTACAGAATCG caCACTGGGACCCCAAAGTTTTTACAGCTTATGATGTATTTCGAGTAAGTCTTATCACATCTGAGCTTATTGTACAGGAGGTAGAAACTCAGCGGAATGGAATCAAGGCTATCTTTGATCTGGAAGGCTGGCAGTTGTCTCATGCTTTTCAAATCACTCCATCTGTAGCCAAGAAGATTGCTGCTGTACTTAcg gatTCATTTCCATTGAAAGTTCGTGGCATCCATTTGATAAATGAACCAGTAATTTTCCATGCTGTCTTTTCCATGATCAAACCATTCCTGACTGAAAAAATTAAGGAACGG ATTCATATGCATGGGAACAACTACAAACAAAGCTTGCTTCAGCATTTCCCAGGCATTCTTCCTCTGGAATATGGTGGCGAAGAATTCTCCATGGAGGACATTTGTCAGGAATGGACAAATTTTGTAATGAAGTCTGAAGATTATCTCAGCAGCATTTCTGAGAGCATTCAGTGA